From the Gemmatimonadota bacterium genome, one window contains:
- a CDS encoding peroxidase → MRHHGEGLLREIDDRELVDAIKKDYREAALDAADRAMLDYVRKLTLAPASTTESDIERLREAGFGDKAILEINQITGFFAWCNRTVDGLGVELEAFWDDPDATNI, encoded by the coding sequence ATCCGCCACCATGGGGAGGGGCTCCTCAGAGAGATCGACGACCGGGAACTGGTGGACGCGATCAAGAAGGACTACCGCGAGGCGGCCCTGGATGCCGCCGACCGCGCCATGCTGGACTATGTGCGCAAGCTGACCCTGGCTCCGGCTTCGACCACCGAGTCCGACATCGAACGGTTGAGGGAGGCCGGGTTCGGCGACAAGGCGATCCTCGAGATCAACCAGATCACGGGTTTCTTCGCCTGGTGCAACCGGACGGTAGACGGCCTGGGCGTGGAATTGGAGGCGTTCTGGGACGATCCGGACGCGACGAATATCTAG
- a CDS encoding TauD/TfdA family dioxygenase, with amino-acid sequence MMDSFEVIPTGGALGAEVRGLDLCHELDGETVRVLRGAFLDHCVLFFRDQGISQEDLVRFTRYFGDPVPHVRPQPDRPIEEIFVISNVTEDGKPIGALGSEEIPFHSDLSYLPEPGTISLLYAIEIPNRGGDTMWANGYAAYEALDPDIQFRINGLNAVHRHPIDALNTPEPTMHPVVRTHPETGRKVIYVSPHLTHHITDLEREEGQVLMDELIAHATNPKFVWQHRWEVGDLVMWDNRCTMHRRTPFDDRQRRVMWRTQVFGAGTR; translated from the coding sequence ATGATGGATTCGTTTGAAGTCATACCTACCGGCGGCGCACTTGGCGCGGAAGTGCGTGGCCTTGATCTGTGCCACGAACTGGACGGGGAAACCGTACGTGTGCTGCGCGGCGCCTTTCTGGATCACTGCGTGCTGTTCTTTCGTGACCAGGGGATCAGCCAGGAAGATCTGGTCCGCTTCACCCGCTACTTCGGCGACCCGGTGCCGCACGTAAGGCCGCAACCGGACCGGCCGATCGAAGAGATCTTCGTCATCTCGAACGTGACCGAGGACGGCAAGCCCATCGGAGCCCTCGGCAGCGAGGAAATCCCCTTCCACTCAGACCTGTCCTACCTGCCTGAGCCGGGCACGATTTCATTGTTGTATGCCATCGAGATACCGAACCGCGGCGGCGACACGATGTGGGCCAACGGTTATGCGGCGTATGAAGCGCTGGATCCCGACATACAGTTCCGCATAAACGGTCTGAACGCGGTCCACCGCCATCCCATCGACGCGTTGAATACGCCGGAACCCACAATGCATCCGGTCGTTCGCACCCATCCGGAGACCGGGCGCAAGGTCATCTACGTCAGTCCCCACCTGACGCATCACATCACGGACTTGGAACGGGAGGAAGGCCAGGTCCTGATGGACGAGTTGATCGCCCACGCCACTAATCCGAAATTCGTCTGGCAACACCGTTGGGAAGTGGGCGACCTGGTCATGTGGGACAACCGCTGCACCATGCACCGCCGGACGCCCTTCGACGACCGTCAGCGCCGGGTCATGTGGCGCACGCAGGTGTTCGGCGCGGGGACGAGATAG